Below is a window of Cryobacterium sp. PAMC25264 DNA.
CGCCGGTCGATGACCGCACCCGGGTCCAGGCGCACCCGTTCCAGGAGGCGCCGTACCTCGGCCTCGATCTGGGCCTTGGGCACGACGTTGTCGAGCTGCAGGGGACGCTCGAGGTGGTACCGGATGGAGTGGTACGGGTTCAGCGACGCGAACGGGTCTTGGAAGATCATCCGCAGGGTCTGCCGGTAGCGGCGGAGCCCCTTGCCGTGGCGCGGGATGGGCTGGCCGTTCAGCAGAACCTGCCCGCTGGTGGGGGTCTCCAGCTGGGTGAGGATCTTGGCGATGGTGGACTTGCCGCTGCCGGACTGGCCGACCAGGGCGATGGTCTCGCGGTCGTGCAGGGTGAAGCTCACGTCGTCGAGAGCGAGCATCGAGGAGGCCCCGCGCACCCGGTAGCGTTTGGACACGTTCACAAACTCGAGCGTGGTCATCTAACCAGCACTCCCCTCTCGCCGGTGAGGCGGGGAAACGACGCCAGCAGCGTCTTGGTGTACTCGTGTTGCGGGTGTTCCCAGAGCTCGCGCGCCGGGGCCAGCTCGATGATCTCGCCCTCCCGCATCACGGCGATCCGGTCGCTGATCTCCAGGAGCAACGGCAGGTCGTGGGTGATGAAGATCACCGAGAACCCGAATTCGTGCCGGAGCTGGGAGATCTGGCGCAGGATCTCGCGTTGCACCAGCACGTCCAGGGCCGTGGTCGGTTCGTCCATCACCATCAGCTGCGGGCGGAGGGCCAGTGCCATGGCGATCATCACGCGTTGGCGCATGCCGCCGGAGAGCTCGTGCGGGTAGGAGCGGATGCGATCCCGGCCGACGGCGACGAGCTCCAACAGCTGCTCGCAGGCGGCGCGGCGCTCCCGCCGGCTGAGGTCGGGTCGGTGCACCCGGAAGACGTCGTCGAGCTGGGCGCCGATGGTGGTGACGGGGTTGAGGGCGTTCATCGCGCCCTGGAACACCATGGAGATCTTGTCCCAGCGGAATCGGCGCATTTCCTCGACGTCGAGGGCGTTGATGTCGATGTCGACCCCGGAGGCGTCGTGGAAGGTGACGCTGCCCCCGGTGATGACGGCTGGTGCCCGCAGCAGGCGCTGGAGGCCGTAGGCGAGGGTGGTCTTGCCGCATCCGCTCTCGCCGGCGAGGCCAAGGATCTCACCGCGGTGCAGTTCGAGGGTGATGTTCTTGACCGCCTTGACGGGCGGGTCGACGTCGTACTC
It encodes the following:
- a CDS encoding ABC transporter ATP-binding protein, whose amino-acid sequence is MTTLEFVNVSKRYRVRGASSMLALDDVSFTLHDRETIALVGQSGSGKSTIAKILTQLETPTSGQVLLNGQPIPRHGKGLRRYRQTLRMIFQDPFASLNPYHSIRYHLERPLQLDNVVPKAQIEAEVRRLLERVRLDPGAVIDRRPHELSGGQRQRVAIARALASRPALLVADEPVSMLDVSIRLGVLNLLADLQREEGLGVLYITHDLATARHFSDQIMVLHHGRVVEHGPADDVILNPQHEYTRELRSASPDPEKHFAAAASRPEGGVA
- a CDS encoding ABC transporter ATP-binding protein translates to MSDPLLTVRDFSIEYDVDPPVKAVKNITLELHRGEILGLAGESGCGKTTLAYGLQRLLRAPAVITGGSVTFHDASGVDIDINALDVEEMRRFRWDKISMVFQGAMNALNPVTTIGAQLDDVFRVHRPDLSRRERRAACEQLLELVAVGRDRIRSYPHELSGGMRQRVMIAMALALRPQLMVMDEPTTALDVLVQREILRQISQLRHEFGFSVIFITHDLPLLLEISDRIAVMREGEIIELAPARELWEHPQHEYTKTLLASFPRLTGERGVLVR